A genomic window from Passer domesticus isolate bPasDom1 chromosome Z, bPasDom1.hap1, whole genome shotgun sequence includes:
- the C1QTNF3 gene encoding complement C1q tumor necrosis factor-related protein 3 isoform X3, with translation MAEKDFISWHLLALFFLPFCLCQDEYMEPPQPGPQNPDCSSCCRGDFGVRLYQGPPGPPGPPGMPGNHGNNGNNGATGQEGAKGEKGDKGDIGPRGERGHHGPKGEKGYPGIPPELQVAFMASMATHFSNQNSGIIFSSVETNVGNFFDVMTGRFGAPVNGVYFFTFNMMKHEDVEEVYVYLMHNGNTVFSLYSYESKGKADTSGNSAVLKLAKGDEVWLRMGNGALHGDHQRFSTFAGFLLFETK, from the exons ATGGCAGAGAAGGATTTCATCAGTTGGCATCTActggctttattttttcttccattttgccTGTGTCAAGATGAATACATGGAG CCCCCCCAGCCTGGACCGCAGAATCCagactgcagctcctgctgccgaGGTGACTTTGGAGTTCGACTCTACCAAGGGCCCCCAGGACCTCCTGGGCCCCCTGGGATGCCAG GAAATCATGGAAACAATGGAAATAATGGAGCAACTGGCCAGGAAGGAGCCAAAGGTGAGAAAGGAGACAAGGGAGATATTGGACCAAGAGGAGAGCGTGGCCATCATGGACCCAAAGGCGAGAAGGGCTATCCTGGCATTCCCCCAGAGCTACAG GTCGCGTTTATGGCTTCGATGGCTACTCACTTCAGCAACCAGAACAGTGGGATCATCTTCAGTAGCGTTGAAACCAatgttgggaatttttttgatGTCATGACTGGGAGATTTGGTGCTCCAGTGAATG GGGTATATTTCTTTACTTTCAATATGATGAAACATGAAGATGTGGAGGAAGTGTACGTGTACTTGATGCATAATGGTAATACAGTGTTCAGCTTATATAG CTATGAATCCAAAGGGAAAGCAGATACTTCAGGAAACAGTGCAGTCCTAAAACTCGCCAAAGGAGATGAAGTTTGGCTGCGAATGGGAAATGGAGCCCTCCATGGGGACCATCAACGCTTCTCCACCTTTGCTGGGTTTCTCCTTTTTGAAACCaagtaa
- the C1QTNF3 gene encoding complement C1q tumor necrosis factor-related protein 3 isoform X1, which translates to MAEKDFISWHLLALFFLPFCLCQDEYMEVSRRSYKPVAKILQSHHQTGHKGSRSREILKQRNQLIEWTVDNSTSTDHNVLRPEVDDVELTTSDRVQPPQPGPQNPDCSSCCRGDFGVRLYQGPPGPPGPPGMPGNHGNNGNNGATGQEGAKGEKGDKGDIGPRGERGHHGPKGEKGYPGIPPELQVAFMASMATHFSNQNSGIIFSSVETNVGNFFDVMTGRFGAPVNGVYFFTFNMMKHEDVEEVYVYLMHNGNTVFSLYSYESKGKADTSGNSAVLKLAKGDEVWLRMGNGALHGDHQRFSTFAGFLLFETK; encoded by the exons ATGGCAGAGAAGGATTTCATCAGTTGGCATCTActggctttattttttcttccattttgccTGTGTCAAGATGAATACATGGAGGTGAGCAGAAGATCTTATAAACCAGTGGCCAAAATATTGCAGAGTCACCACCAGACTGGCCACAAAGGTTCCAGAAGCAGGGAAATATTGAAACAGCGGAATCAACTTATAGAATGGACTGTTGATAATAGCACATCTACAGACCATAATGTCCTGAGACCAGAGGTAGATGATGTAGAACTGACTACCTCAGATAGAGTCCAG CCCCCCCAGCCTGGACCGCAGAATCCagactgcagctcctgctgccgaGGTGACTTTGGAGTTCGACTCTACCAAGGGCCCCCAGGACCTCCTGGGCCCCCTGGGATGCCAG GAAATCATGGAAACAATGGAAATAATGGAGCAACTGGCCAGGAAGGAGCCAAAGGTGAGAAAGGAGACAAGGGAGATATTGGACCAAGAGGAGAGCGTGGCCATCATGGACCCAAAGGCGAGAAGGGCTATCCTGGCATTCCCCCAGAGCTACAG GTCGCGTTTATGGCTTCGATGGCTACTCACTTCAGCAACCAGAACAGTGGGATCATCTTCAGTAGCGTTGAAACCAatgttgggaatttttttgatGTCATGACTGGGAGATTTGGTGCTCCAGTGAATG GGGTATATTTCTTTACTTTCAATATGATGAAACATGAAGATGTGGAGGAAGTGTACGTGTACTTGATGCATAATGGTAATACAGTGTTCAGCTTATATAG CTATGAATCCAAAGGGAAAGCAGATACTTCAGGAAACAGTGCAGTCCTAAAACTCGCCAAAGGAGATGAAGTTTGGCTGCGAATGGGAAATGGAGCCCTCCATGGGGACCATCAACGCTTCTCCACCTTTGCTGGGTTTCTCCTTTTTGAAACCaagtaa
- the C1QTNF3 gene encoding complement C1q tumor necrosis factor-related protein 3 isoform X2 has translation MNSLLYLCCCISQHTGFHSYTFTTTNDQKPLTSCVVPPQPGPQNPDCSSCCRGDFGVRLYQGPPGPPGPPGMPGNHGNNGNNGATGQEGAKGEKGDKGDIGPRGERGHHGPKGEKGYPGIPPELQVAFMASMATHFSNQNSGIIFSSVETNVGNFFDVMTGRFGAPVNGVYFFTFNMMKHEDVEEVYVYLMHNGNTVFSLYSYESKGKADTSGNSAVLKLAKGDEVWLRMGNGALHGDHQRFSTFAGFLLFETK, from the exons ATGAACTCATTACTTTATTTATGTTGCTGTATTAGTCAGCATACAGGTTTTCATAGTTACACATTCACCACTACTAATGATCAAAAGCCCCTAACATCTTGTGTTGTG CCCCCCCAGCCTGGACCGCAGAATCCagactgcagctcctgctgccgaGGTGACTTTGGAGTTCGACTCTACCAAGGGCCCCCAGGACCTCCTGGGCCCCCTGGGATGCCAG GAAATCATGGAAACAATGGAAATAATGGAGCAACTGGCCAGGAAGGAGCCAAAGGTGAGAAAGGAGACAAGGGAGATATTGGACCAAGAGGAGAGCGTGGCCATCATGGACCCAAAGGCGAGAAGGGCTATCCTGGCATTCCCCCAGAGCTACAG GTCGCGTTTATGGCTTCGATGGCTACTCACTTCAGCAACCAGAACAGTGGGATCATCTTCAGTAGCGTTGAAACCAatgttgggaatttttttgatGTCATGACTGGGAGATTTGGTGCTCCAGTGAATG GGGTATATTTCTTTACTTTCAATATGATGAAACATGAAGATGTGGAGGAAGTGTACGTGTACTTGATGCATAATGGTAATACAGTGTTCAGCTTATATAG CTATGAATCCAAAGGGAAAGCAGATACTTCAGGAAACAGTGCAGTCCTAAAACTCGCCAAAGGAGATGAAGTTTGGCTGCGAATGGGAAATGGAGCCCTCCATGGGGACCATCAACGCTTCTCCACCTTTGCTGGGTTTCTCCTTTTTGAAACCaagtaa